A DNA window from Lysobacter silvisoli contains the following coding sequences:
- a CDS encoding YceI family protein: MSGLAVALPVASPVPAASRPPIPEIPAMKRILLAAVLAFAVAGAASAAPLTYKIDANHTDVIAGWSHFGFSNPVAHFGQVDGSITYDPAKPSASSVEVTIPLAGLNSHVPAFDEHLRSADFFDAEKYPNITFKSTKVEAAGEKKLKVTGDLTVHGVTKSVVLDVTINKVGEQPMAKRAAAGFDASTTIKRSEFGVGKYVPNVSDEVTIHITTEAIVPKAEASDAKA, from the coding sequence CTGAGCGGCTTAGCTGTAGCCTTGCCCGTTGCATCCCCCGTGCCGGCCGCGAGCCGGCCGCCCATTCCGGAGATTCCCGCCATGAAGCGCATCCTGCTCGCCGCCGTCCTCGCATTTGCCGTCGCCGGCGCCGCCTCGGCCGCCCCGCTGACCTACAAGATCGACGCCAACCACACCGACGTGATCGCCGGCTGGAGCCACTTCGGCTTCTCCAACCCGGTCGCCCACTTCGGCCAGGTCGACGGCAGCATCACCTACGATCCGGCCAAGCCCTCGGCCTCGTCGGTGGAAGTCACCATTCCGCTGGCCGGCCTGAACTCGCACGTGCCCGCGTTCGACGAGCACCTGCGCAGCGCCGATTTCTTCGACGCCGAGAAGTACCCCAACATCACCTTCAAGAGCACCAAGGTGGAAGCCGCGGGCGAGAAGAAGCTCAAGGTGACCGGCGATCTGACCGTGCACGGCGTGACCAAGTCGGTGGTGCTGGACGTGACCATCAACAAGGTCGGCGAGCAGCCGATGGCCAAGCGCGCCGCGGCCGGCTTCGACGCCAGCACCACGATCAAGCGCAGCGAGTTCGGCGTGGGCAAGTACGTGCCCAACGTCAGCGACGAGGTCACCATCCACATCACCACCGAGGCCATCGTGCCCAAGGCCGAAGCCTCCGACGCCAAGGCCTGA
- a CDS encoding malonic semialdehyde reductase: MSSPLTDAALDQLFRTARTHNELGGEVSDDTLRALYDLLKWAPTSANMSPGRYVFVKSAEAKEKLRPALSEGNLEKTMKAPVTVIVAHDEDFHEKLPYLFPHTDAKAWFDGPREGRSAAAFRNGSLQGAYLILAARALGLDAGPMSGFDNAKVDAAFFAGTPIKSNFLINLGHGDVSKLFPRSPRLSFDEVAQIL, encoded by the coding sequence ATGTCCTCGCCCCTGACCGATGCCGCCCTGGACCAGTTGTTTCGCACCGCCCGCACCCATAACGAGCTCGGCGGCGAAGTCAGCGACGACACCCTGCGTGCCCTCTACGACCTGCTGAAGTGGGCGCCCACCAGCGCCAACATGTCGCCGGGCCGCTACGTGTTCGTGAAGTCGGCCGAAGCCAAGGAAAAGCTGCGCCCGGCGCTGTCGGAGGGCAACCTGGAGAAGACCATGAAGGCGCCGGTGACGGTGATCGTCGCCCACGACGAGGACTTCCACGAGAAGCTGCCCTACCTGTTCCCGCACACCGACGCCAAGGCCTGGTTCGACGGCCCGCGCGAAGGCCGCAGCGCCGCCGCGTTCCGCAACGGCAGCCTGCAGGGCGCCTATCTGATCCTGGCCGCGCGCGCGCTGGGCCTGGACGCCGGCCCGATGTCGGGCTTCGACAACGCCAAGGTCGACGCCGCGTTCTTCGCCGGCACCCCGATCAAGTCCAACTTCCTGATCAACCTCGGTCACGGCGACGTGTCCAAGCTGTTCCCGCGCTCGCCGCGCCTGTCGTTCGACGAAGTCGCGCAGATCCTCTGA
- a CDS encoding mitochondrial fission ELM1 family protein — MDETWVLSDGRAGNARQAQALAAALGRPAREFVLQPRAPWAWAAPRRLPGAQHAFGPEFAQALTRPPALAIGCGRQAALATRLLRAHGAAAVQILDPRLDPAHWDLVIAPEHDGLHGANTLSLLGSLHPVDDLWLAAGRSAYPAYAALPAPRIALLLGGASAHAALDAPALDALVAQVAALAARVGGSVLATASRRTPDAVRAHLRAQLAAVPGVAWSGEGDGANPYAGLLGWADCVVCTADSVNMLSEASATNAPLYVAGHERLQGRPRRFVDALIASGRMRAYAADGALDAYAVMPLRETARIAEQVRRRLGL, encoded by the coding sequence ATGGATGAAACCTGGGTGCTCAGCGACGGCCGCGCTGGCAATGCCCGCCAGGCCCAGGCCCTGGCCGCGGCGCTGGGCCGGCCGGCGCGCGAATTCGTGCTGCAGCCGCGTGCCCCGTGGGCCTGGGCGGCACCGCGGCGGCTGCCCGGCGCCCAGCACGCGTTCGGGCCGGAGTTCGCCCAGGCACTGACGCGGCCGCCGGCGCTGGCGATCGGCTGCGGCCGCCAGGCCGCGCTGGCGACCCGGCTGCTGCGTGCGCATGGCGCGGCGGCAGTGCAGATCCTCGACCCGCGCCTGGATCCGGCTCACTGGGACCTGGTGATCGCCCCCGAACACGACGGCCTGCACGGCGCCAACACCTTGTCGCTGCTGGGCAGCCTGCACCCGGTCGACGACCTGTGGCTGGCCGCCGGCCGCAGCGCCTACCCCGCCTACGCGGCCCTGCCTGCGCCGCGCATCGCCTTGCTGTTGGGCGGCGCCAGCGCGCATGCGGCCTTGGATGCGCCGGCGCTGGATGCGCTGGTCGCGCAGGTCGCCGCGCTAGCCGCGCGTGTAGGCGGCAGCGTGCTGGCTACCGCCTCGCGGCGCACGCCCGACGCCGTGCGCGCGCACCTGCGTGCGCAGCTGGCGGCCGTGCCCGGCGTGGCCTGGAGCGGCGAGGGCGACGGCGCCAATCCGTATGCCGGCCTGCTCGGCTGGGCCGACTGCGTGGTGTGCACGGCGGATTCGGTGAACATGCTGTCGGAGGCGTCGGCTACGAATGCACCGTTGTATGTCGCCGGGCATGAGCGCTTGCAGGGGCGGCCGCGGCGGTTCGTGGATGCGTTGATCGCCAGCGGGCGGATGCGTGCGTACGCGGCCGATGGGGCACTGGACGCGTATGCGGTGATGCCGCTGCGGGAGACGGCGAGGATTGCGGAGCAGGTGAGGCGGCGGTTGGGCTTGTAG
- the glnE gene encoding bifunctional [glutamate--ammonia ligase]-adenylyl-L-tyrosine phosphorylase/[glutamate--ammonia-ligase] adenylyltransferase, translating into MSEVTPRRDDAAERALARLRAAHADHAALLADPALAARVARVALISDFAIDTLLRQPALLTALAADDGAGEPAEPELLPEQRADWGALLRRYRAAGSTRLIWRDALGLDSVETTLAGSTRLAEVCLQRALTALEGEFAQRYGVVRDRGGAQQRLVVFGLGKLGGGELNFSSDVDLVYAYEHDGSTEYDGRDPARALDAENYFAKLGQQLARLLDEVTADGFCHRVDLRLRPYGNAGRLAWSFAAMEQYFQREGRDWERYAWQKARPVAGDLDAGERFLDALRPFVYRRYLDFGALDGLRAMKAAISAEVARKELADDIKRGPGGIREIEFLVQALQLIRGGREAELRGRRLLPALRELIAQRQIGEDAGAALADDYRYLRRLENRLQMRRDAQTHALPEDPAERERIALGLDYADWDALRADLDLRRARVTAEFDALLAPRRRAVAPNALTVYWRALPEAGAADTLADAGFEDAASADGMLRDLARSPGVRGLSDSARARLDRVLPALLQGAALSSQPMLALKRLLALLHNVLRRSAYLALLDEQPAALARLVEVVSRSALLAERLAAHPLLLDELLDARVVGPLPGRAELRAACAQVDGGDDAEATLQALNEVRQALSFRIALALRDGRQSAEESARQLAWLADGVVLRVLALAESEVAGAHGRVPQARFAVLGYGSLGGEELGFGSDLDLVFLYDVPDAAASSDGARPLEAGRWFARLAQKVVALLGAVTAGGRLFDVDVRLRPDGAKGLLVSSLASYADYQRERAWTWEHQALVRARAVAGDASLGEDFERVRAQTLTRERDAAKLSEDVSAMRLRMRAELDRSDAAAFDLKQGEGGLVDLEFLLQALVLGQSGAHAALLAPRDTPGLIGMAQGVGALDAATASSLLAAHATLLARGLDCTLDRRARRVALDEAVEGAREAIRSAAASAGLRFG; encoded by the coding sequence ATGTCCGAGGTCACCCCCCGCCGCGATGACGCGGCCGAACGCGCGCTGGCGCGACTGCGCGCCGCCCATGCCGATCACGCCGCTCTGCTCGCCGACCCGGCGCTGGCCGCGCGCGTGGCGCGGGTCGCGCTGATCAGCGACTTCGCCATCGACACCTTGTTGCGCCAGCCGGCGCTGCTGACCGCGCTGGCCGCCGACGACGGCGCCGGCGAGCCGGCCGAGCCCGAGCTGCTGCCCGAACAGCGCGCCGACTGGGGCGCGCTGCTGCGCCGCTACCGCGCGGCCGGTTCCACCCGCTTGATCTGGCGCGATGCGCTGGGCCTGGACAGCGTCGAGACCACCCTGGCCGGCAGCACCCGCCTGGCCGAGGTCTGCCTGCAGCGCGCATTGACCGCGCTGGAAGGCGAGTTCGCCCAGCGCTACGGCGTGGTTCGCGACCGCGGCGGTGCGCAGCAGCGCCTGGTGGTGTTCGGCCTGGGCAAGCTCGGCGGCGGCGAGCTCAATTTCAGTTCCGACGTGGACCTGGTCTACGCCTACGAACACGACGGCAGCACCGAGTACGACGGCCGCGACCCGGCGCGCGCGCTGGACGCGGAGAACTACTTCGCCAAGCTAGGCCAGCAACTGGCGCGGCTGCTGGACGAGGTCACCGCCGACGGCTTCTGCCACCGCGTCGACCTGCGCCTGCGCCCCTATGGCAACGCCGGCCGTCTGGCCTGGTCGTTCGCGGCGATGGAGCAGTACTTCCAGCGCGAGGGCCGCGACTGGGAACGCTATGCCTGGCAGAAGGCGCGGCCGGTGGCCGGCGATCTGGACGCGGGCGAGCGTTTCCTCGACGCGCTGCGGCCGTTCGTCTACCGGCGATATCTGGATTTCGGCGCGCTCGACGGCCTGCGCGCGATGAAGGCCGCGATCAGCGCCGAGGTCGCGCGCAAGGAGCTGGCCGACGACATCAAGCGCGGGCCCGGCGGCATCCGCGAGATCGAATTCCTGGTGCAGGCCCTGCAGCTGATCCGCGGCGGACGCGAAGCCGAGCTGCGCGGCCGCCGCCTGCTGCCGGCGCTGCGCGAACTGATCGCGCAGCGGCAGATCGGCGAGGACGCCGGCGCCGCGCTGGCCGACGATTACCGTTACCTGCGCCGGCTCGAAAACCGCCTGCAGATGCGCCGCGACGCGCAGACCCATGCCCTGCCGGAGGACCCCGCCGAGCGCGAGCGCATCGCCCTGGGCTTGGACTACGCCGACTGGGACGCGCTGCGCGCCGACCTGGACCTGCGCCGCGCAAGGGTGACCGCCGAGTTCGATGCGCTGCTCGCGCCGCGCCGGCGCGCGGTCGCGCCCAATGCGCTCACCGTGTACTGGCGCGCGCTGCCCGAGGCCGGCGCCGCCGACACCCTGGCCGACGCCGGCTTCGAAGACGCGGCCTCGGCCGACGGCATGCTGCGCGACCTGGCCCGTAGCCCCGGCGTGCGCGGCTTGTCCGACAGTGCGCGGGCGCGCCTGGACCGCGTGCTGCCGGCGCTGCTGCAGGGCGCGGCGCTGTCCTCGCAGCCCATGCTCGCGCTCAAGCGCCTGCTCGCCTTGCTGCACAACGTCCTGCGCCGCAGCGCCTATCTGGCGCTGCTGGACGAACAGCCCGCCGCGCTGGCGCGCCTGGTCGAAGTGGTCAGCCGCAGCGCGCTGTTGGCCGAACGTCTGGCCGCGCATCCGCTGCTGCTGGACGAATTGCTGGACGCGCGCGTGGTCGGTCCGCTGCCCGGCCGCGCCGAACTGCGCGCGGCCTGTGCGCAGGTCGACGGCGGCGACGATGCCGAGGCCACGCTGCAGGCCTTGAACGAGGTGCGCCAGGCGCTGAGCTTCCGCATCGCCCTGGCCCTGCGCGACGGCCGCCAGAGCGCCGAGGAAAGCGCGCGGCAGCTGGCCTGGCTGGCCGACGGCGTGGTGCTGCGGGTGCTGGCGCTGGCCGAAAGCGAGGTCGCCGGCGCGCACGGGCGCGTGCCGCAGGCGCGCTTCGCGGTGCTGGGTTACGGCAGCTTGGGCGGCGAAGAGCTGGGCTTCGGTTCCGACCTGGACCTGGTGTTCCTGTACGACGTGCCCGATGCCGCGGCCTCGTCCGACGGCGCGCGTCCGCTCGAAGCCGGACGCTGGTTCGCGCGCCTGGCGCAGAAAGTGGTGGCGCTGCTGGGCGCGGTGACCGCGGGCGGCCGCTTGTTCGACGTGGACGTGCGCCTGCGCCCGGACGGCGCCAAGGGGCTGCTGGTGTCGTCGCTGGCCAGCTACGCCGACTACCAGCGCGAACGCGCCTGGACCTGGGAGCACCAGGCCCTGGTGCGCGCGCGCGCCGTGGCCGGCGACGCCAGCCTGGGCGAGGATTTCGAGCGCGTGCGCGCGCAAACGCTCACCCGCGAGCGCGATGCCGCCAAGCTGAGCGAGGACGTGAGCGCGATGCGCCTGCGCATGCGCGCCGAGCTGGACCGCAGCGACGCGGCCGCCTTCGACCTCAAGCAGGGCGAGGGCGGGCTGGTCGATCTGGAATTCCTGTTGCAAGCGCTGGTGCTCGGGCAGTCGGGCGCGCACGCGGCTTTGCTCGCGCCGCGCGATACGCCTGGCCTGATCGGCATGGCGCAGGGGGTGGGCGCGCTGGATGCGGCAACGGCTTCGTCCTTGCTGGCGGCGCACGCGACGCTGCTGGCGCGCGGACTGGACTGCACTTTGGACCGGCGCGCGCGGCGTGTGGCCTTGGACGAGGCGGTGGAGGGTGCGCGCGAGGCGATACGTTCGGCGGCGGCGTCGGCCGGTTTGCGTTTCGGCTGA
- a CDS encoding S8 family serine peptidase, which translates to MKRWTLALCAAALVTGNAHAATYVVQAKGQNFSTALANKIAAAGGQVKARYPQLGVAIVEADDSFAVRALQLNEIESAARDKALQFDPPMVVSAESLGENAASPPNTGDNDTRFDLQWGHTAIRATDAWARDYRGAGAVVAVLDSGVDCAHPDLVPNMLANLNTSFVAGEGACATRPFPVFNHGTHVAGTIAAADNGVGIIGVAPSAKFFAVKVLSEFTGSGSFAGILQGIVYATDNGADVINMSLGVSGGLPIAADTKDLIKAVQKAVLYARQNNTIVIASTGNEAVDFDHAVDADGNRLMSFPGGVEGVTGIAATAPIGWALNFNTNLDIPTSYTNYGKRTVDYAAPGGDSAYPGNENCTVAGLLRPCWVFDLVFSDSTGGFSWAGGTSMASPHAAGIAALVIGANGGELQVSRVENALRRGAADLGTPGVDEFFGHGRVNADDSLR; encoded by the coding sequence ATGAAACGTTGGACTTTGGCCTTGTGCGCGGCGGCGCTCGTGACCGGCAACGCGCATGCGGCGACTTACGTCGTGCAGGCGAAGGGGCAGAATTTCAGCACCGCGCTGGCCAACAAGATCGCCGCCGCCGGCGGCCAGGTGAAGGCGCGCTATCCGCAACTGGGCGTGGCCATCGTCGAGGCCGACGACAGCTTCGCCGTGCGCGCGCTGCAATTGAACGAGATCGAATCGGCCGCGCGCGACAAGGCGCTGCAGTTCGACCCGCCCATGGTGGTCAGCGCCGAAAGCCTGGGCGAAAACGCCGCCAGCCCGCCCAACACCGGCGACAACGACACCCGTTTCGACTTGCAGTGGGGGCACACGGCGATCCGCGCCACCGATGCCTGGGCGCGCGACTACCGCGGCGCCGGCGCGGTGGTGGCGGTGCTGGATTCGGGCGTGGACTGCGCGCACCCGGACCTGGTGCCGAACATGCTGGCCAACCTCAACACCTCGTTCGTGGCCGGCGAAGGCGCCTGCGCCACGCGGCCGTTCCCGGTGTTCAACCACGGCACCCACGTGGCCGGCACCATCGCCGCGGCCGACAACGGCGTGGGCATCATCGGCGTGGCGCCCTCGGCCAAGTTCTTCGCGGTCAAGGTGCTGTCGGAGTTCACCGGCAGCGGCAGCTTCGCCGGCATCCTGCAGGGCATCGTCTACGCCACCGACAACGGCGCCGACGTGATCAACATGAGCCTGGGCGTGAGCGGCGGCCTGCCGATCGCGGCCGACACCAAGGACCTGATCAAGGCGGTGCAGAAGGCGGTGCTGTACGCGCGCCAGAACAACACCATCGTGATCGCGTCCACCGGCAACGAGGCGGTGGACTTCGACCATGCGGTGGACGCGGACGGCAACCGGCTGATGTCGTTCCCCGGCGGCGTCGAAGGCGTGACCGGCATCGCCGCGACCGCGCCGATCGGCTGGGCCTTGAACTTCAACACCAATCTGGACATTCCCACCAGCTACACCAACTACGGCAAGCGCACGGTGGACTACGCCGCGCCGGGCGGCGACTCGGCCTATCCGGGCAACGAGAACTGCACCGTGGCCGGCCTGCTGCGGCCGTGCTGGGTGTTCGACCTGGTCTTCAGCGACAGCACCGGCGGCTTCTCCTGGGCGGGCGGCACCAGCATGGCCTCGCCGCACGCGGCCGGCATCGCCGCGCTGGTGATCGGCGCCAACGGCGGCGAACTGCAGGTCTCGCGCGTGGAGAACGCGCTGCGCCGCGGCGCGGCCGACCTGGGCACGCCGGGCGTGGACGAGTTCTTCGGCCATGGCCGCGTCAACGCCGACGATTCGTTGCGTTAA
- a CDS encoding flavin monoamine oxidase family protein translates to MARTPLYSLLRRAARIARASLHAPAPLDELREFAQERRIDLRRRRLLQGAGAGLVLAGCAQAPPRALRPAGEEVVVVGAGIAGLTAAWRLRQAGVRVRVFEAQNRVGGRMLSLRGHFPDGQVIELGGELIDSNHSRIRALAGELDLTLDDLLDGDEGEDAWYFDGRRIGGAEIVAAFVPVAALIERDLGRLRDGDITYRDDQGAGVLDALSVAQWLDANGVGGWLRKLIDVAYTTEMGLEIDEQSALNLLTFIGTAGDAFAVFGESDERYHVRGGNDLIVQGLGTRLDDAIESGHALEALSAGADGSYTLSFRHGAASREVRTRQVVLALPFTLLREVALTAELPPAKRRAIDTLAYGSNAKLMIGYQRRVWREHGGNGASMSDLSYQTSWETTRKQGGAGGVLTNFTGGRHGLALGQGTPREQADAATAALERVYPGLAQAREGAREARFHWPSHAWSRGSYACLRPGDWTGLRGAMGESVGGLHFAGEHCALDTQGFMEGGCESGETAAQAVLVQLRLTQQRRGPAPIHVTA, encoded by the coding sequence ATGGCCCGCACGCCCCTGTACTCATTGCTGCGCCGCGCGGCGCGCATCGCGCGTGCCTCGCTGCATGCGCCCGCGCCCTTGGACGAGTTGCGCGAGTTCGCCCAGGAGCGCCGCATCGACCTGCGCCGGCGCCGCCTGCTGCAGGGCGCGGGCGCGGGCCTGGTGCTGGCCGGCTGCGCCCAGGCGCCGCCGCGCGCGCTGCGGCCGGCGGGAGAGGAGGTGGTGGTGGTCGGCGCCGGCATCGCCGGACTGACCGCGGCCTGGCGGCTGCGCCAGGCCGGCGTGCGCGTGCGCGTGTTCGAGGCCCAGAACCGGGTCGGCGGGCGCATGCTCAGCCTGCGCGGCCACTTTCCCGACGGTCAGGTGATCGAACTGGGCGGCGAACTGATCGACAGCAACCACAGCCGCATCCGCGCCCTGGCCGGCGAACTGGACCTGACCCTGGACGACCTGCTCGACGGCGACGAGGGCGAGGACGCCTGGTACTTCGACGGCCGCCGCATCGGCGGGGCCGAGATCGTCGCGGCTTTCGTGCCGGTGGCGGCGCTGATCGAGCGCGACTTGGGGCGCCTGCGCGACGGCGACATCACCTACCGCGACGACCAGGGCGCGGGCGTGCTCGACGCGCTGTCGGTGGCGCAGTGGCTGGACGCCAACGGCGTCGGCGGCTGGCTGCGCAAGCTCATCGACGTGGCCTACACCACCGAGATGGGGCTGGAGATCGACGAGCAGTCGGCCTTGAACCTGCTGACCTTCATCGGCACCGCAGGCGACGCCTTCGCGGTGTTCGGCGAAAGCGACGAGCGCTACCACGTGCGCGGCGGCAACGACCTCATCGTGCAGGGCCTGGGCACGCGCCTGGACGATGCGATCGAAAGCGGCCACGCATTGGAGGCCTTGAGCGCCGGCGCCGACGGCAGCTACACCCTGAGCTTCCGCCACGGCGCGGCCAGCCGCGAGGTGCGCACGCGCCAGGTGGTGCTGGCGCTGCCCTTCACCCTGCTGCGCGAGGTCGCGCTCACGGCCGAGTTGCCGCCGGCCAAGCGTCGCGCCATCGACACCCTGGCCTACGGCAGCAACGCTAAGCTGATGATCGGCTACCAGCGCCGGGTCTGGCGCGAGCACGGCGGCAATGGCGCCTCGATGAGCGACCTGAGTTACCAGACCAGCTGGGAGACCACGCGCAAGCAGGGCGGGGCCGGCGGCGTGCTGACCAACTTCACCGGCGGCCGTCACGGCCTGGCCCTGGGCCAGGGCACGCCGCGCGAGCAGGCCGACGCGGCCACCGCGGCGCTGGAGCGGGTCTACCCGGGCCTGGCGCAGGCGCGCGAGGGCGCGCGCGAGGCGCGCTTCCATTGGCCCAGCCATGCCTGGTCGCGCGGCAGCTATGCCTGCCTGCGCCCCGGCGACTGGACCGGCCTGCGCGGGGCCATGGGCGAATCGGTGGGCGGCCTGCACTTCGCCGGCGAGCATTGCGCACTGGACACCCAGGGCTTCATGGAAGGCGGCTGCGAGTCCGGCGAGACCGCGGCGCAGGCGGTCCTGGTGCAGCTGCGCCTGACCCAGCAACGGCGCGGCCCGGCCCCTATTCATGTAACTGCCTGA
- a CDS encoding XVIPCD domain-containing protein, giving the protein MPISADLQKLIDDFGKKPGVSAEAVTNLTATINGSPALMAQLNDVVTKGHLKGFAALTDPNAGGAYRSSDQTMLLPLKGLEKAPGGTYNAGNMTFVLGHEVQHGYFRGDRATALSTFATEATAMAKSPAAVHDYTTIVGKMIQTNRDDEAKAHIAGWNALVGAARQTKPTATLEDVYLLSPGRAGDFMTRSGTAPNFTYAMKADLTIGADLSMAQSADNIKAMGKYYFDMPGSQARLGHNGNSDYANYYGASYVSFISQLEHAHGKTADGSKPAVHLNMTQLKLNESLMEQNGIDLGANSAGRQPYVDISTSTPKPGHFDHTKTTHRAVPINSPLEALLQDDHSHVRVDPRSADHADHKLFSGIREKVEGEYARHGRSVSEGDLDRIAAGMTLEGKRNGITSPDHVALSVDPVTKEVGKTAFLVQGGLNDPAHVRVGVPTDKTPPAEESFRQLDALNQGQQPATPAPAKEQRQAQSM; this is encoded by the coding sequence ATGCCTATTAGCGCAGATCTGCAGAAACTCATCGACGATTTCGGCAAGAAGCCCGGCGTCAGCGCCGAAGCCGTCACCAACCTCACCGCCACCATCAACGGCTCGCCGGCGCTGATGGCGCAGCTCAACGACGTGGTCACCAAGGGCCACCTCAAGGGCTTCGCCGCGCTCACCGATCCCAATGCCGGCGGCGCCTACCGCAGCAGCGACCAGACCATGCTGCTGCCGCTCAAGGGCCTGGAGAAGGCGCCCGGCGGCACCTACAACGCCGGTAACATGACCTTCGTGCTCGGCCACGAAGTGCAGCACGGCTATTTCCGCGGCGACCGCGCCACCGCCCTGTCGACCTTCGCCACCGAAGCCACGGCGATGGCCAAGAGCCCGGCCGCGGTGCACGACTACACCACGATCGTCGGCAAGATGATCCAGACCAACCGCGACGACGAGGCCAAGGCCCACATCGCCGGCTGGAACGCTCTGGTCGGCGCCGCGCGCCAGACCAAGCCGACGGCCACGCTGGAGGACGTGTACCTGCTGTCGCCCGGCCGCGCCGGCGATTTCATGACCCGCAGCGGCACCGCGCCCAACTTCACCTACGCCATGAAGGCCGATCTGACCATCGGCGCCGACCTGTCGATGGCGCAGAGCGCCGACAACATCAAGGCGATGGGCAAGTACTACTTCGACATGCCCGGTTCGCAGGCGCGCCTGGGCCACAACGGCAATTCGGACTACGCCAACTACTACGGCGCCAGCTACGTCAGCTTCATCAGCCAGCTCGAGCACGCGCACGGCAAGACCGCCGACGGCAGCAAGCCGGCGGTGCACTTGAACATGACCCAGCTCAAGCTCAACGAGAGCCTGATGGAGCAGAACGGCATCGACCTGGGCGCCAACTCGGCCGGCCGCCAGCCGTACGTGGACATCAGCACCAGCACGCCCAAGCCCGGCCACTTCGACCACACCAAGACCACGCACCGGGCGGTGCCGATCAACTCGCCGCTGGAAGCGCTGCTGCAGGACGACCACTCGCACGTCCGGGTCGACCCGCGCAGCGCCGATCACGCCGACCACAAGCTGTTCTCCGGCATCCGCGAAAAGGTCGAGGGCGAGTACGCGCGCCATGGCCGCTCGGTGTCCGAGGGCGACCTGGACCGCATCGCCGCGGGCATGACCCTGGAAGGCAAGCGCAACGGCATCACCAGCCCCGACCACGTCGCCCTCAGCGTCGATCCGGTGACTAAGGAAGTGGGCAAGACCGCGTTCCTGGTCCAGGGCGGCCTCAACGACCCCGCGCACGTGCGCGTGGGCGTGCCGACCGACAAGACCCCCCCGGCCGAGGAATCGTTCCGCCAGCTCGACGCCCTCAACCAGGGCCAGCAGCCGGCCACGCCGGCTCCGGCCAAGGAACAGCGCCAGGCGCAGTCGATGTGA